Proteins encoded within one genomic window of Macaca fascicularis isolate 582-1 chromosome 16, T2T-MFA8v1.1:
- the LOC101866755 gene encoding leucine-rich repeat-containing protein 37A3 isoform X11 → MKVLQARKKHTSTELTIEPEAPSDSSDINLSGFGSEQLDTNDESEVISALSYILPYFSAGNLDAESMLLPFMKRLFSNAQDGDRPLSILKNNTKGPSLQPASNNSTYESKLRKLYLLENMLDTEIQEKIDEVKREEKTAMLMQSSLLGNKFKRQIFEKKLETVQPQENSLAKIQSVGNNLQRVNRVLTGPRSIQKRHFKEVGKQSTRREEGAQAFVESAAQEKRLGSPVSRELEQPHTEQGREKLAGNAIYMKPSFTQERKAAVSSVLKPFSMGEPSASTPAKALPEVRDRSKDLTHAVFILENAKARVKNTKAAKPIVHSRKNYRFHKTHSRVAHSTPKAKKSQKLRKKSYLDRLMLANRPPFSAAKSLINSPSQGAFLPLVDLSPKENPFPKLFDPSERVIENTNVKNTTARNAFKENIFMENTTMPEGTISENTTYNPPPEADSAGTAFNLGPAVKRTNQTQWEYNNMGTDLSSEPKSFNYPLLSSPGDQFEIQLTEQLRSLIPSEDVRRFISHVIRTLKMDCSETRVQLTCAKLISRTGLLMKLLSEQQEVKASKAEWDTEQWKTENYINESMEAQSEQKEQKLSELMKDVPGYGYNSKLILAISVTVILTILIIIFCLIEIHSHKRASEEDKEDSSRIHSYKRASEEDKEDSSRINSHTRASEEDKEDSSVSGP, encoded by the exons ATGAAGGTGTTACAAGCCCGGAAGAAGCACACGAGCACTGAGCTGACTATTGAGCCGGAAGCGCCCTCAGACAGCAGTGACATCAACTTGTCAGGCTTTGGGAGTGAGCAGCTAGACACCAATGACGAGAGTGAGGTTATCAGTGCACTAAGTTACATCTTGCCGTATTTCTCAGCAGGAAATCTAGATGCGGAATCAATGTTGTTACCGTTCATGAAACGGCTCTTTTCTAATGCACAAGATGGAGACAGGCCCCTgagtattttgaaaaacaatacaaagggCCCCTCTCTTCAACCTGCATCCAACAACTCAACTTACGAAAGTAAATTGAGAAAGCTGTACTTGCTGGAAAATATGTTAGAtacagaaatacaagaaaaaatcgATGAagttaaaagggaagaaaaaactgCCATGCTTATGCAGTCCAGCCTTCTAGGTAACAAATTTAAAcgccaaatatttgaaaagaaattagaaactgTCCAACCACAGGAAAACAGCCTGGCAAAGATTCAAAGTGTAGGCAACAACCTGCAGAGAGTGAACAGAGTCCTCACGGGCCCAAGGAGCATCCAGAAAAGGCACTTCAAAGAGGTGGGAAAGCAGAGCACCAGGAGGGAAGAGGGTGCGCAGGCATTTGTGGAGAGCGCTGCCCAAGAAAAAAGGCTCGGGAGCCCGGTCTCAAGGGAGCTGGAACAGCCTCACACAGAGCAGGGGCGTGAGAAGTTAGCGGGAAATGCCATCTATATGAAGCCTTCATTCACCCAAGAGCGTAAGGCGGCAGTCTCCTCTGTGCTGAAACCCTTCTCCATGGGCGAGCCTTCTGCCTCCACCCCTGCAAAAGCCCTACCTGAGGTCAGAGACAGATCGAAAGACTTAACCCATGCcgttttcattttagaaaatgcaaaggCTAGAGTTAAGAATACGAAGGCTGCTAAACCAATCGTACATTCCAGAAAAAACTACCGCTTTCATAAAACTCACTCCCGCGTGGCCCACAGCACACCCAAGGCCAAAAAGAGTCAAAAGTTGAGAAAGAAAAGTTATCTCGATAGACTGATGCTCGCAAACAGGCCGCCATTCTCTGCAGCGAAGAGCCTCATAAATTCCCCTTCACAAGGGGCTTTTTTGCCTTTAGTAGACCTGAGTCCTAAGGAAAATCCTTTTCCTAAACTATTTGATCCTTCAGAACGTGTTATAGAGAACACTAATGTAAAGAACACAACTGCAAGAAATGCcttcaaagaaaacatttttatggaaAACACTACTATGCCGGAAGGCACCATCTCTGAAAACACAACCTACAATCCTCCTCCTGAGGCAGATTCCGCTGGGACTGCGTTCAACTTAGGGCCAGCTGTTAAACGAACTAATCAGACACAATGGGAATACAACAACATGGGCACTGACCTGTCCTCCGAGCCCAAAAGCTTCAATTACCCGTTGCTCTCATCCCCAGGTGATCAGTTTGAAATTCAGCTAACCGAGCAGCTACGGTCCCTCATCCCCAGCGAGGATGTGAGAAGGTTTATTTCTCATGTTATCCGGACCTTAAAGATGGACTGCTCTGAAACCCGTGTGCAACTGACCTGTGCCAAGCTCATCTCCAGGACAGGCCTCCTGATGAAGCTTCTCAGTGAGCAGCAGGAAGTAAAGGCGTCCAAGGCAGAATGGGATACGGAACAGTGGAAAACTGAGAACTATATTAATGAGAGCATGGAAGCCCAGAGTGAACAGAAAGAGCAGAAGTTGAGTGAG ctcatgaAAGACGTTCCAGGATATGGCTATAACAGCAAACTCATCTTGGCAATATCTGTGACTGTAATACTAACAATTTTGATCATAATTTTTTGTCTCATTGAG
- the LOC101866755 gene encoding leucine-rich repeat-containing protein 37A3 isoform X8: MPSATSKTLVIRGWIYANLGQMTVIQLEDSRNFQGNYISHIDGNVWKAYSWTEKLILNENYLTELHKDSFEGLLSLQYLDLSCNKIQSIERHTFEPLPFLQYINLGCNLLTELSFGTFQAWHGMQFLHKLILNRNPLTTVEDPYLFKLPALKYLDMGTTQVPLATLKNILTMTVELEKLILPSHMACCLCQFKNSIEVVCKTVKLHCNSACLTNTIHCPEEASVGNPEGAFMKVLQARKKHTSTELTIEPEAPSDSSDINLSGFGSEQLDTNDESEVISALSYILPYFSAGNLDAESMLLPFMKRLFSNAQDGDRPLSILKNNTKGPSLQPASNNSTYESKLRKLYLLENMLDTEIQEKIDEVKREEKTAMLMQSSLLGNKFKRQIFEKKLETVQPQENSLAKIQSVGNNLQRVNRVLTGPRSIQKRHFKEVGKQSTRREEGAQAFVESAAQEKRLGSPVSRELEQPHTEQGREKLAGNAIYMKPSFTQERKAAVSSVLKPFSMGEPSASTPAKALPEVRDRSKDLTHAVFILENAKARVKNTKAAKPIVHSRKNYRFHKTHSRVAHSTPKAKKSQKLRKKSYLDRLMLANRPPFSAAKSLINSPSQGAFLPLVDLSPKENPFPKLFDPSERVIENTNVKNTTARNAFKENIFMENTTMPEGTISENTTYNPPPEADSAGTAFNLGPAVKRTNQTQWEYNNMGTDLSSEPKSFNYPLLSSPGDQFEIQLTEQLRSLIPSEDVRRFISHVIRTLKMDCSETRVQLTCAKLISRTGLLMKLLSEQQEVKASKAEWDTEQWKTENYINESMEAQSEQKEQKLSEIHSHKRASEEDKEDSSRIHSYKRASEEDKEDSSRINSHTRASEEDKEDSSVSGP; the protein is encoded by the exons aaatttCCAAGGAAACTATATTTCTCACATTGATGGAAATGTATGGAAAGCATACAGTTGGACCGAGAAACT aattctgaatgaaaattatttgacTGAATTACATAAAGATTCATTTGAAGGCCTGCTATCCCTCCAGTATTT AGATTTATCCTGCAATAAAATACAGTCTATTGAAAGACATACATTTGAACCACTACCATTTTTGCAATATAT aaatcttGGTTGCAATTTACTCACAGAACTGAGCTTTGGAACATTTCAGGCCTGGCACGGAATGCAGTTTTTACACAAGTT AATTCTCAATCGCAATCCTCTGACAACTGTTGAAGATCCGTATCTCTTTAAATTGCCggcattaaaatattt AGACATGGGAACAACTCAAGTCCCACTTGCAACACTTAAGAACATTCTCACGATGACTGTTGAACTGGAAAAAct GATCTTACCTAGCCATATGGCCTGCTGCCTCTGCCAGTTTAAAAATAGCATTGAGGTTGTCTGCAAGACAGTCAAGCTGCATTGCAACAGTGCATGTCTGACAAACACCATACATTGTC CTGAAGAAGCATCTGTAGGGAATCCAGAAGGAGCGTTCATGAAGGTGTTACAAGCCCGGAAGAAGCACACGAGCACTGAGCTGACTATTGAGCCGGAAGCGCCCTCAGACAGCAGTGACATCAACTTGTCAGGCTTTGGGAGTGAGCAGCTAGACACCAATGACGAGAGTGAGGTTATCAGTGCACTAAGTTACATCTTGCCGTATTTCTCAGCAGGAAATCTAGATGCGGAATCAATGTTGTTACCGTTCATGAAACGGCTCTTTTCTAATGCACAAGATGGAGACAGGCCCCTgagtattttgaaaaacaatacaaagggCCCCTCTCTTCAACCTGCATCCAACAACTCAACTTACGAAAGTAAATTGAGAAAGCTGTACTTGCTGGAAAATATGTTAGAtacagaaatacaagaaaaaatcgATGAagttaaaagggaagaaaaaactgCCATGCTTATGCAGTCCAGCCTTCTAGGTAACAAATTTAAAcgccaaatatttgaaaagaaattagaaactgTCCAACCACAGGAAAACAGCCTGGCAAAGATTCAAAGTGTAGGCAACAACCTGCAGAGAGTGAACAGAGTCCTCACGGGCCCAAGGAGCATCCAGAAAAGGCACTTCAAAGAGGTGGGAAAGCAGAGCACCAGGAGGGAAGAGGGTGCGCAGGCATTTGTGGAGAGCGCTGCCCAAGAAAAAAGGCTCGGGAGCCCGGTCTCAAGGGAGCTGGAACAGCCTCACACAGAGCAGGGGCGTGAGAAGTTAGCGGGAAATGCCATCTATATGAAGCCTTCATTCACCCAAGAGCGTAAGGCGGCAGTCTCCTCTGTGCTGAAACCCTTCTCCATGGGCGAGCCTTCTGCCTCCACCCCTGCAAAAGCCCTACCTGAGGTCAGAGACAGATCGAAAGACTTAACCCATGCcgttttcattttagaaaatgcaaaggCTAGAGTTAAGAATACGAAGGCTGCTAAACCAATCGTACATTCCAGAAAAAACTACCGCTTTCATAAAACTCACTCCCGCGTGGCCCACAGCACACCCAAGGCCAAAAAGAGTCAAAAGTTGAGAAAGAAAAGTTATCTCGATAGACTGATGCTCGCAAACAGGCCGCCATTCTCTGCAGCGAAGAGCCTCATAAATTCCCCTTCACAAGGGGCTTTTTTGCCTTTAGTAGACCTGAGTCCTAAGGAAAATCCTTTTCCTAAACTATTTGATCCTTCAGAACGTGTTATAGAGAACACTAATGTAAAGAACACAACTGCAAGAAATGCcttcaaagaaaacatttttatggaaAACACTACTATGCCGGAAGGCACCATCTCTGAAAACACAACCTACAATCCTCCTCCTGAGGCAGATTCCGCTGGGACTGCGTTCAACTTAGGGCCAGCTGTTAAACGAACTAATCAGACACAATGGGAATACAACAACATGGGCACTGACCTGTCCTCCGAGCCCAAAAGCTTCAATTACCCGTTGCTCTCATCCCCAGGTGATCAGTTTGAAATTCAGCTAACCGAGCAGCTACGGTCCCTCATCCCCAGCGAGGATGTGAGAAGGTTTATTTCTCATGTTATCCGGACCTTAAAGATGGACTGCTCTGAAACCCGTGTGCAACTGACCTGTGCCAAGCTCATCTCCAGGACAGGCCTCCTGATGAAGCTTCTCAGTGAGCAGCAGGAAGTAAAGGCGTCCAAGGCAGAATGGGATACGGAACAGTGGAAAACTGAGAACTATATTAATGAGAGCATGGAAGCCCAGAGTGAACAGAAAGAGCAGAAGTTGAGTGAG